A window of the Bacillus andreraoultii genome harbors these coding sequences:
- the pgsA gene encoding CDP-diacylglycerol--glycerol-3-phosphate 3-phosphatidyltransferase, with protein sequence MNIPNKITFSRVFLIPIFVILMVVDFPWGTIQFGEVHIPVSELVGTIIFIIASTTDWIDGYYARKYNLVTNLGKFLDPLADKLLVSSAFIILVELGLAPSWIVIIIISREFAVTGLRLILAGDGEVVAANMLGKIKTWTQIIAIIALLLKNVPFSYINFPFADLALYVATLFTLWSGIDYFVKNKHVFANSK encoded by the coding sequence GTGAATATACCAAATAAAATTACTTTTTCTCGCGTTTTTTTAATTCCTATTTTTGTTATTCTTATGGTAGTTGATTTTCCTTGGGGGACTATCCAATTTGGAGAAGTTCATATACCTGTGTCCGAATTGGTTGGAACAATTATTTTTATTATTGCATCAACTACGGATTGGATTGATGGTTATTATGCCAGAAAGTATAATCTTGTAACAAATTTAGGAAAATTTCTCGATCCTTTGGCAGATAAATTACTTGTTTCTTCTGCTTTTATTATTTTAGTTGAATTAGGATTAGCCCCATCTTGGATCGTTATCATTATCATTAGTCGGGAATTTGCTGTAACAGGATTAAGATTAATATTAGCTGGTGATGGCGAAGTAGTGGCCGCAAATATGCTTGGAAAAATTAAGACCTGGACACAAATTATCGCTATCATTGCATTGCTTTTGAAAAATGTACCATTCTCTTATATTAACTTCCCATTTGCAGATCTCGCTCTATATGTAGCAACACTCTTTACACTTTGGTCCGGTATTGATTATTTCGTAAAAAATAAACATGTTTTTGCAAACTCAAAATAA
- a CDS encoding helix-turn-helix domain-containing protein — protein sequence MSELGSKLKEARIEKGLTLNDLQEITKIQKRYLLGIEEGNYDSIPGKFYVRAFIKQYAEAVGIDTESLFDEFKQEIPSVYEEDIQEQITRTQSRKTDQAASKMIELLPKVLITAIVIGLIILGWFFVQKVIGNNASVTDDASKNEVVDFQESGNLPENKKSVATNKNNTAKQDTPKKETNSKTEDENSKGTQNISVISSEGNTTTYKLTNADSFMLNLKVTTGGKSWVGMESTNNKQLLNSTLTEDTPQSFDLTNEQEVKIRTGYAPALEVYINDEKIDIPKKANVQTIIIQYEKKGE from the coding sequence TTGTCAGAATTAGGAAGTAAATTAAAAGAAGCTCGGATTGAAAAAGGGTTAACTTTGAATGATTTACAAGAGATTACAAAGATTCAAAAACGGTATTTATTAGGTATTGAAGAAGGAAATTATGATTCGATACCGGGAAAGTTTTATGTACGGGCATTTATCAAGCAATATGCGGAAGCTGTTGGAATCGATACAGAAAGTTTATTTGATGAATTCAAACAAGAGATTCCTTCAGTCTATGAGGAGGATATTCAAGAACAAATTACTCGAACACAATCAAGGAAAACGGATCAAGCAGCATCAAAAATGATTGAACTATTGCCGAAAGTTCTCATAACAGCAATTGTAATTGGGTTGATTATTTTAGGATGGTTCTTTGTTCAAAAGGTCATTGGTAATAACGCATCAGTAACAGATGATGCTTCTAAAAACGAAGTGGTAGATTTTCAAGAATCGGGTAACTTACCGGAAAACAAAAAATCTGTTGCTACAAATAAAAATAATACTGCTAAACAAGATACACCAAAAAAAGAGACCAATTCTAAAACAGAAGACGAGAACTCAAAAGGAACACAAAACATTTCGGTTATATCCTCTGAAGGAAATACAACCACATATAAGTTAACAAATGCGGATTCCTTTATGTTGAATTTAAAAGTAACGACAGGCGGGAAATCTTGGGTTGGAATGGAAAGTACAAACAATAAACAACTTCTGAATTCTACGCTAACAGAAGATACTCCACAATCGTTTGATTTAACGAATGAACAAGAAGTAAAAATTCGTACCGGTTATGCACCAGCTTTGGAAGTTTATATTAATGATGAAAAAATTGATATACCGAAGAAGGCAAATGTGCAAACAATAATAATTCAATATGAAAAAAAAGGAGAATAG
- a CDS encoding DUF3388 domain-containing protein: MEKKEWYLEYEININRPGLLGDISSLMGMLSINIITISGINQGSRGLLILSTQHQMERLKQLLELMETINLIKLREPTLHDRLAVRHGRYIQRDEDDKRTFHFIRNEIGMLVDFMSEIFKEEGHQLIGIRGMPRVGKTESVVAASVSANKRWLFVSSTLLKQTIRNDLIEGEFSNKYIYIIDGAVSMKRGNERHWSLIRELMRLPAIKVVEHPDLFVSNSQYELKDFDYIIELKNEPNEKITYNVGKQNMFTESGFDGFDF; encoded by the coding sequence GTGGAGAAAAAAGAGTGGTATTTGGAATACGAAATTAATATTAACCGCCCAGGATTGCTTGGAGATATTTCTTCATTAATGGGAATGCTATCAATAAATATTATAACGATTAGTGGAATTAACCAAGGTTCGAGGGGTTTACTTATTTTGTCAACTCAGCATCAAATGGAACGGTTGAAACAATTATTAGAGTTAATGGAGACAATTAATTTAATTAAGTTAAGGGAGCCAACATTACATGACCGTTTAGCTGTCCGTCATGGTCGATATATTCAACGTGATGAAGATGATAAAAGAACATTTCATTTTATTCGCAATGAAATTGGTATGCTTGTTGATTTTATGAGTGAGATTTTTAAAGAAGAGGGGCATCAATTAATAGGTATACGCGGTATGCCTCGAGTAGGAAAAACTGAATCTGTTGTAGCAGCGAGTGTCTCTGCTAATAAGAGATGGTTATTTGTTTCCTCAACTCTATTAAAACAAACCATTCGCAATGACTTAATTGAAGGTGAGTTTAGCAATAAATATATCTATATTATTGATGGGGCCGTATCGATGAAACGTGGAAATGAGCGACATTGGTCACTCATACGAGAACTTATGAGGCTTCCCGCAATAAAAGTCGTGGAACATCCCGACTTGTTTGTCTCCAACTCTCAATATGAGTTAAAGGATTTTGATTATATTATTGAGTTAAAGAATGAACCAAATGAAAAAATTACATATAACGTTGGTAAACAAAATATGTTTACTGAATCAGGTTTTGATGGATTTGATTTTTAA
- a CDS encoding DUF3243 domain-containing protein — MSVLHNWEEWKNFLGDRLNQAQEAGLDQNTITDLAHQVGDYLASQVDPKNEQARVLADLWSVANEEEQQAIANTMVKLVQNNGTK; from the coding sequence ATGAGTGTTTTGCATAACTGGGAAGAATGGAAAAATTTTCTTGGTGATCGTCTAAATCAAGCACAAGAGGCAGGTCTAGATCAAAATACGATAACGGATCTTGCTCATCAAGTTGGAGATTATTTAGCAAGCCAAGTAGATCCAAAAAATGAGCAAGCGCGTGTACTAGCAGATTTATGGTCTGTAGCCAACGAAGAAGAGCAACAAGCAATCGCCAATACGATGGTAAAATTAGTTCAAAATAATGGAACAAAATAA
- the ymfI gene encoding elongation factor P 5-aminopentanone reductase, producing the protein MVEKRFILVTGASGGIGRAICYELAKQGYSLYLHYFKNREMIEEMTQEFNIQYPNGEFIPIQADLRIEEAVTELCHNIYQIDGIVHNCGIAISKLLTNMLPEEIHDLIALHLTSPIVITKNLLQKMVHRKTGSIIFVSSIWGQTGASCETVYSAVKGGQISFAKALSKEVALSNIRVNVVAPGIIKTKMLDHLNDEAIEIVRDEIPFGRLGRPEEVAQAVNFLLSDQASYITGQVLGVNGGWYT; encoded by the coding sequence TTGGTTGAAAAACGTTTTATACTAGTGACGGGAGCTAGTGGTGGAATCGGACGGGCCATCTGTTATGAACTAGCTAAACAAGGGTACTCATTATATTTACATTATTTTAAAAACAGAGAAATGATTGAAGAGATGACGCAAGAATTTAATATACAGTATCCTAATGGGGAATTTATACCGATTCAAGCTGATTTACGTATCGAAGAAGCTGTTACAGAGCTTTGTCATAATATTTATCAAATAGATGGGATTGTTCATAATTGTGGAATTGCGATCAGTAAGTTATTAACGAATATGCTTCCAGAAGAAATTCATGATTTAATTGCGCTACATTTAACTAGTCCTATTGTTATTACAAAAAACTTATTACAAAAAATGGTTCATAGAAAAACAGGTTCCATTATATTCGTTTCTTCTATTTGGGGACAAACAGGTGCTTCTTGTGAAACCGTTTATTCTGCAGTCAAAGGTGGACAAATAAGTTTTGCTAAAGCTTTAAGTAAAGAAGTCGCTTTAAGTAATATTCGCGTAAATGTTGTCGCACCAGGGATAATAAAAACAAAAATGTTAGATCATTTAAATGATGAAGCTATCGAGATCGTTCGCGATGAGATACCGTTTGGAAGATTAGGTAGACCAGAAGAAGTTGCACAAGCAGTAAACTTCTTACTTTCTGATCAGGCATCCTACATAACTGGACAAGTGTTAGGTGTAAATGGTGGTTGGTATACATAA
- the yfmH gene encoding EF-P 5-aminopentanol modification-associated protein YfmH, with protein MERLYYKQLEEELFYEKMDNGLDVYILPKKGFNKTFATFTTKYGSIDNHFVPLGQKDLKRVPDGIAHFLEHKMFEKESGDVFGQFTKQGASANAFTSFTRTAYLFSSTSNVMGNLETLINFVQEPFFSEQTVEKEKGIIGQEIQMYNDNPDWRLYFGAIENMYHNHPVKIDIAGTIESIAKITKDLLYECYYTFYHPSNMLLFVIGPVDPQETMNFIRDNQAKKPFTEQSEIERKFDDEPTTVLEREKILHMNVQTPKVMVGIKGNFPNQKGDAMLKNELSAQLLLDLLFSQSSENYRDLYNAGLIDDSFSYDYTQEESFSFALVGGDTHDPCQLQEKITSILLKAKNGENIKEDGLERVKRNKIGTFLRAMNSPEYIANQFTRYAFNEMDLFKVVPILEEINDQDVKRVALELIANDRITVCKVLPKTE; from the coding sequence ATGGAGAGATTATATTATAAACAACTAGAGGAAGAACTTTTTTATGAAAAAATGGATAATGGTTTAGACGTATATATTTTACCTAAAAAAGGATTTAATAAAACTTTTGCTACATTTACAACGAAGTACGGTTCAATTGATAATCATTTTGTACCTTTAGGTCAAAAGGATTTAAAACGAGTTCCAGATGGTATAGCTCATTTTTTAGAACATAAAATGTTTGAAAAAGAGTCAGGTGACGTTTTCGGTCAGTTTACGAAGCAAGGTGCATCTGCAAATGCATTTACATCCTTTACAAGAACAGCGTATTTATTCTCATCAACTTCAAATGTAATGGGCAATTTAGAAACATTAATAAACTTTGTTCAAGAACCATTTTTTTCTGAACAAACGGTTGAAAAGGAAAAAGGCATTATTGGCCAAGAAATCCAAATGTATAACGATAATCCCGATTGGCGATTATATTTTGGTGCTATCGAAAATATGTATCATAACCACCCGGTTAAGATTGACATTGCTGGTACAATAGAATCAATTGCAAAAATTACAAAAGATTTACTATATGAATGTTACTATACATTTTATCATCCAAGTAATATGTTATTATTTGTCATTGGACCAGTGGACCCACAGGAGACGATGAATTTTATTCGTGATAATCAAGCAAAAAAACCATTTACAGAGCAGTCTGAAATTGAGCGAAAGTTTGATGACGAACCAACAACCGTTCTTGAACGGGAAAAAATTCTCCATATGAATGTGCAAACACCAAAAGTAATGGTCGGGATAAAGGGGAATTTTCCAAATCAAAAAGGCGATGCAATGTTAAAAAATGAATTATCTGCACAATTATTATTAGATTTATTATTTAGTCAAAGCTCAGAAAACTATAGAGATTTGTATAATGCTGGATTGATTGATGATTCATTCTCCTATGACTATACACAGGAGGAAAGCTTTAGTTTTGCTCTTGTCGGTGGTGATACGCATGATCCTTGTCAATTACAAGAAAAAATAACAAGTATTTTGTTAAAAGCAAAAAATGGAGAAAATATAAAAGAAGATGGGCTAGAACGAGTAAAGAGAAATAAAATAGGAACGTTTTTAAGAGCAATGAATTCTCCGGAATATATTGCGAACCAATTTACACGGTATGCATTTAATGAAATGGATTTATTTAAAGTTGTACCAATACTTGAAGAAATTAATGATCAAGATGTTAAAAGAGTTGCTTTGGAATTGATTGCGAATGATCGAATTACAGTTTGTAAAGTTTTGCCAAAAACGGAGTAA
- the yfmF gene encoding EF-P 5-aminopentanol modification-associated protein YfmF, giving the protein MEKIIQHEGVKFHLAKTDKYKTNTFVLKMKTPMTKEVATMRALLPYVLQSGTKTYPSFTELRTYLENLYGATLFVDLQKKGEYHIISITMEIANEKFLKDTEPLLDKAISLLTEVIFNPKASNGSFDHDIVEKEKRTLKQRIQAVNDDKMRYANLRLVEEMCKNEPYSVPVNGIYEDVDKICASTLYEYYQKSLNEDEIDLYIVGDFDEETVINKCKKKFKLNNRTPETVQISQNDERTEEHIVIEKQDVAQGKLNIGLRTNIYYGDKNYFALQVFNGLFGGFPHSKLFMNVREKASLAYYAASRLESHKGLMLVMTGIETKNYGQAVSIIKEQLEAMKKGDFSEEEIQQTKAVIQNQMLETLDTPRGLIEILYHNVVSGADVSEEVWMEEVAKVTKDDLVTVGEKIYLDTIYFLSGMEA; this is encoded by the coding sequence ATGGAAAAAATAATTCAACATGAAGGTGTAAAATTTCACCTTGCTAAAACGGATAAATATAAAACAAACACCTTTGTACTTAAAATGAAAACACCAATGACTAAAGAAGTAGCGACAATGAGAGCACTACTTCCATATGTTCTACAAAGTGGTACTAAAACATATCCATCCTTTACGGAACTTCGTACATATCTTGAAAATTTATATGGGGCCACTCTTTTTGTTGATTTACAGAAAAAAGGAGAATATCATATTATTTCTATAACGATGGAAATCGCTAATGAAAAGTTTTTAAAAGATACAGAACCGTTATTGGATAAAGCGATATCCCTTCTTACTGAAGTCATTTTTAATCCGAAAGCATCCAATGGTTCTTTTGATCATGATATTGTAGAAAAAGAAAAACGCACCTTAAAACAACGTATTCAAGCAGTGAATGACGATAAAATGCGTTATGCGAACTTACGATTAGTTGAAGAAATGTGTAAAAATGAGCCTTATTCAGTTCCAGTTAATGGTATATACGAAGATGTGGATAAAATTTGCGCAAGCACTTTATATGAATACTACCAAAAATCATTAAATGAAGATGAAATAGACTTATACATCGTCGGCGACTTTGATGAGGAAACAGTAATTAATAAATGTAAGAAAAAGTTTAAACTAAATAACCGCACGCCAGAAACAGTTCAAATTTCACAGAATGACGAGAGAACGGAGGAACATATTGTCATTGAAAAACAAGATGTTGCTCAAGGGAAACTAAATATAGGGTTAAGAACGAATATATATTACGGGGATAAAAATTATTTTGCATTACAAGTGTTTAATGGTTTATTTGGTGGCTTTCCTCATTCAAAATTATTTATGAATGTTCGTGAAAAGGCAAGTCTTGCTTATTATGCAGCAAGTCGTCTTGAAAGTCACAAAGGGCTTATGCTTGTAATGACAGGGATTGAAACAAAAAATTATGGGCAAGCAGTCTCAATTATTAAAGAACAGTTAGAAGCAATGAAAAAGGGAGATTTCTCGGAGGAAGAAATTCAACAAACAAAAGCCGTTATCCAAAATCAGATGCTTGAAACATTGGATACACCACGTGGTCTTATTGAAATTTTATACCATAACGTCGTAAGCGGTGCCGATGTCTCAGAAGAAGTATGGATGGAAGAAGTAGCCAAAGTTACAAAGGATGATCTTGTCACTGTAGGTGAAAAGATATATCTCGATACTATATACTTCCTATCAGGAATGGAGGCGTGA
- a CDS encoding ABC transporter permease — protein sequence MSFLDTIAFIFYNAIFYAAPLIFTGLGAVFTERSGVTNIGLEGIMQIGAFTGIVSNLFLYHIFGPWTVFISILIAMIVGSLFSSLLAISSVTFRSDQIIAGTALNMLAAGATVFLVKKIFEGKGQTPMVKEAITRIDIPGLEKIPVIGPIFFQNVYITSYLAILAAIIGWVILFKTPFGLRLRSVGEHPTAADTMGIKVNRMRYIGVMISGALGGIGGAIYAQSITLDYSHATISGQGFMAIAAMIFGKWNPLGMMGAAIFFGFAQSLSTIGPTIPLIKDIPTVYLYILPYVLTILAVAGFIGKSVAPKALNTPYIKGNR from the coding sequence ATGAGCTTTTTAGACACAATTGCTTTCATATTTTATAATGCGATATTTTATGCAGCTCCTCTCATCTTCACTGGTCTAGGTGCCGTTTTCACAGAACGATCTGGTGTAACAAACATTGGTCTCGAAGGGATTATGCAAATTGGTGCCTTTACTGGTATCGTATCAAATCTTTTCTTGTACCATATTTTCGGTCCTTGGACAGTGTTTATTTCTATTCTTATCGCGATGATTGTCGGTAGTTTATTTTCATCCCTATTGGCAATTTCATCAGTAACTTTTCGCTCTGACCAAATTATTGCCGGAACAGCATTGAACATGTTAGCTGCTGGTGCAACTGTCTTTTTAGTTAAGAAGATATTTGAAGGTAAAGGTCAGACACCAATGGTAAAAGAAGCAATAACTCGGATTGACATACCAGGACTTGAAAAAATACCAGTCATTGGACCTATCTTTTTCCAAAACGTATATATAACTTCTTATTTAGCAATATTAGCAGCGATTATAGGTTGGGTCATTTTATTTAAGACACCATTTGGTTTACGGTTACGTTCGGTAGGTGAACATCCGACCGCTGCAGATACAATGGGGATTAAAGTTAATCGAATGCGATATATTGGTGTAATGATTAGTGGTGCTCTTGGTGGGATTGGTGGAGCTATATATGCCCAATCGATTACTTTAGATTATAGCCATGCAACAATTAGCGGACAAGGTTTTATGGCAATTGCCGCCATGATTTTTGGTAAATGGAATCCACTTGGAATGATGGGGGCTGCTATTTTCTTCGGCTTTGCACAAAGTTTAAGTACAATTGGTCCTACCATTCCGTTGATAAAAGATATTCCAACCGTATATCTTTATATTTTACCTTATGTATTAACAATTCTGGCTGTTGCAGGATTTATCGGTAAATCTGTAGCACCAAAAGCGTTAAACACACCTTACATTAAAGGAAATCGTTAA
- a CDS encoding ABC transporter permease yields MSKRWTSILIPILAVILGLIVGAIIIAISGYNPIVGYAQLWNGIFGDVYVLGESIRQITPYILAGLAVAFAFKTGLFNIGVEGQVIVGWFAAVWVGITFDLPTVIHLPLAILAAGLAGAFWAFIPGILKAKLGVNEVVVTIMLNYTALHVTNALIRSMTGSDTTERVRETASLRMPFLEQITEYSRLHGGIFVAIIAVIIIWYILEKTTLGYELKAAGFNQDASKYAGMNVAKNIVVSMVISGFIAGLAGAMEGLGTFEYVATKTAMTGIGFDGIAVAVLGANHPIGVVFGAILFGALKYGSLNMPNPPAQIPEEMISVIIAVIIFFVASGYLFQWLYEKFLKKKGVK; encoded by the coding sequence ATGTCTAAACGATGGACATCTATTTTAATACCTATATTGGCTGTTATATTAGGTTTAATTGTTGGTGCAATTATTATTGCCATTAGTGGATATAACCCAATTGTAGGCTATGCTCAATTATGGAACGGTATTTTTGGTGATGTATATGTTCTAGGTGAATCGATTCGCCAAATAACACCATATATATTAGCAGGTTTAGCAGTTGCTTTTGCATTTAAAACAGGCCTTTTTAATATCGGAGTGGAAGGACAAGTTATTGTAGGTTGGTTTGCAGCAGTATGGGTAGGGATTACTTTTGATTTACCGACAGTAATTCATCTTCCTTTAGCCATCCTTGCAGCAGGTCTTGCTGGTGCTTTCTGGGCTTTTATACCAGGTATACTGAAAGCAAAACTCGGTGTAAATGAAGTTGTTGTTACAATCATGTTAAACTATACTGCACTCCATGTAACGAACGCACTCATTCGTTCAATGACTGGGAGTGATACGACAGAACGGGTGCGGGAAACAGCTTCATTACGTATGCCGTTTTTAGAACAAATTACAGAATATTCACGTCTTCATGGTGGTATTTTTGTTGCTATTATCGCTGTAATTATCATTTGGTATATATTAGAAAAGACAACTTTAGGCTATGAATTAAAAGCTGCTGGATTTAATCAAGATGCATCAAAATATGCCGGTATGAACGTTGCAAAAAACATTGTTGTTTCAATGGTTATTTCTGGGTTTATTGCCGGTCTTGCAGGAGCAATGGAAGGACTTGGAACATTTGAATATGTTGCGACTAAAACTGCGATGACTGGAATTGGGTTCGATGGTATTGCGGTTGCAGTCCTTGGTGCAAACCATCCAATCGGGGTCGTTTTTGGAGCAATCTTGTTTGGTGCATTAAAATATGGTTCTTTAAATATGCCAAATCCTCCAGCTCAAATACCAGAAGAAATGATATCTGTAATTATTGCAGTCATTATTTTCTTCGTCGCAAGTGGTTATTTGTTCCAATGGTTATATGAAAAGTTTTTGAAAAAGAAAGGAGTGAAGTAA
- a CDS encoding ABC transporter ATP-binding protein, whose translation MDYVIEMLNITKIFGNFVANDNITLQLKKGEIHALLGENGAGKSTLMNVLFGLYQPDGGEIKVKGKSVKITDPNVANDLGIGMVHQHFMLVDTFTVTENIILGKEPKKGGTIDIKSAAEEIARLSKLYGLDVDPYATVADISVGMQQRVEILKTLYRGADILIFDEPTASLTPQEISELIDIMKKLIDEGKSIILITHKLKEIMEVADRVTVIRRGKGLKTLNVAETNPTELASLMVGRDVIFTTEKAIAKPKEEVLKIENLVVKDYRGIEKVKGLNLSVRRGEILGIAGVDGNGQSELIEAISGLRTIESGKIILAGKDVTNLKPRKITESGLGHIPQDRHRHGLVLNFTVGENFALQTYYRSPFSNHGILNHKNIYENARKLIKEYDVRTQSEYEPARDLSGGNQQKIIIGREIERNPDLLIAAQPTRGLDVGAIEFIHQRLIDQRDEGKAVLLISFELDEVMNVSDRIAVIFDGQILDIVDPKETNEQELGLLMAGQKFGQKGDNEKQSVKKAGDE comes from the coding sequence ATGGATTATGTTATAGAAATGTTGAATATTACAAAAATATTCGGCAATTTTGTAGCGAATGACAATATCACCTTACAACTAAAAAAGGGTGAAATACATGCCCTTTTAGGAGAAAACGGTGCAGGTAAATCTACACTAATGAATGTGTTGTTTGGTTTATACCAACCTGATGGCGGAGAAATTAAAGTAAAGGGGAAATCAGTAAAAATTACCGATCCGAACGTTGCAAACGATCTTGGTATTGGAATGGTTCACCAACACTTTATGCTGGTAGATACTTTTACAGTGACGGAAAATATTATTTTAGGAAAAGAACCAAAAAAGGGTGGAACAATTGACATTAAATCAGCTGCAGAAGAAATTGCACGATTATCAAAATTATATGGACTCGATGTAGATCCATATGCAACTGTTGCTGATATTTCAGTTGGAATGCAACAACGTGTTGAAATATTGAAAACATTATATCGAGGCGCTGACATTTTAATTTTTGATGAACCAACAGCATCATTAACACCACAAGAAATCTCTGAACTTATTGATATTATGAAAAAATTAATTGATGAAGGGAAGTCTATCATCCTAATTACTCATAAATTGAAGGAGATTATGGAAGTAGCAGATCGTGTTACCGTTATTCGTCGAGGTAAAGGTTTAAAAACATTAAATGTTGCTGAAACAAACCCTACTGAATTGGCTAGTTTAATGGTTGGTAGAGACGTCATCTTTACCACTGAAAAAGCAATAGCAAAGCCGAAAGAAGAAGTATTAAAAATTGAAAATCTTGTAGTTAAAGATTATCGTGGAATTGAAAAAGTGAAAGGTTTGAATTTATCTGTACGTAGAGGTGAAATTCTTGGCATAGCTGGAGTTGATGGAAATGGACAATCGGAATTGATCGAAGCTATTTCAGGATTAAGAACGATTGAAAGTGGAAAAATCATCCTTGCAGGTAAAGATGTTACGAATTTGAAACCGCGAAAAATTACTGAATCTGGACTCGGACATATTCCGCAAGATCGACATCGTCATGGTCTTGTTCTTAATTTTACAGTTGGAGAAAATTTTGCCTTACAAACCTATTATCGCAGTCCATTTTCAAATCATGGAATACTCAATCATAAAAACATATATGAAAATGCACGGAAATTAATTAAAGAGTATGATGTTCGTACACAAAGTGAATATGAACCTGCACGTGACTTATCTGGTGGTAATCAGCAAAAAATTATCATTGGTAGGGAAATTGAAAGAAACCCTGATTTGCTCATTGCTGCTCAACCGACGCGTGGACTTGATGTTGGGGCTATTGAGTTTATTCATCAACGGTTAATTGATCAACGTGACGAAGGGAAGGCTGTTCTACTTATATCGTTTGAATTAGATGAAGTCATGAACGTTAGTGACCGTATCGCAGTTATCTTTGATGGTCAAATACTCGATATTGTTGATCCTAAAGAGACGAATGAACAAGAATTAGGATTATTAATGGCAGGACAGAAATTTGGTCAAAAAGGCGATAATGAAAAACAGTCGGTTAAGAAAGCAGGTGATGAGTAA
- a CDS encoding BMP family lipoprotein yields MKKKRLSILFALLLTTGLVLGACGSKDGGKEKGTDSGKGGDKESFSVAMVTDVGGVDDKSFNQSAWTGIKEFGKENGMEKGDGGFDYLQSKSDADYVSNLNALARRNFDLIFGIGYKLAEPIEEIADQRKNVHFGLVDSVVEKDNVVSIMFKEQESSFLAGVAAALETKTKNVGFVGGMESDVIKRFEAGFRAGVASVDPSIKVQINYTGAFDKADLGKSAANQMYSNGADIIFHASGATGNGVFAEAKERKQKDPNANVWVIGVDSDQYDEGTVKVDGKDYNVTLTSALKRVDLAVKDIATKSMNGEFPGGTTVTYGLADGGVELAHTGNHLSEATLTAVNEWKEKIINGEVTPPGTQDEMKKFLKDLGVK; encoded by the coding sequence ATGAAGAAAAAAAGATTATCTATTCTCTTCGCCCTTCTCCTAACTACAGGCTTAGTATTAGGTGCTTGTGGATCAAAGGATGGAGGAAAAGAGAAAGGTACTGATAGCGGAAAAGGTGGAGATAAAGAAAGCTTCTCTGTTGCTATGGTTACCGATGTTGGTGGTGTTGATGATAAATCATTTAACCAATCAGCTTGGACAGGTATTAAAGAATTTGGTAAAGAAAATGGAATGGAAAAAGGCGATGGGGGCTTCGATTATTTGCAATCAAAATCTGATGCAGATTATGTTTCAAATTTAAATGCCCTAGCTCGTCGTAATTTTGATTTAATTTTCGGAATTGGTTATAAATTAGCTGAACCAATTGAGGAAATTGCTGATCAACGTAAAAATGTCCATTTTGGACTAGTCGACTCAGTAGTTGAAAAAGATAACGTTGTTAGTATTATGTTTAAAGAACAAGAAAGTTCATTCTTAGCTGGTGTAGCTGCAGCTTTAGAAACAAAAACGAAAAACGTCGGTTTTGTTGGTGGAATGGAAAGTGATGTTATTAAACGTTTTGAAGCTGGATTCCGTGCTGGTGTAGCTTCTGTTGATCCATCAATCAAAGTCCAAATTAACTATACTGGAGCATTTGATAAAGCTGACTTAGGAAAATCCGCTGCGAACCAAATGTACTCAAATGGAGCAGATATTATTTTCCATGCTTCTGGTGCAACAGGTAACGGTGTATTTGCTGAGGCAAAAGAAAGAAAACAAAAAGATCCAAATGCGAATGTGTGGGTTATTGGTGTAGATAGTGACCAATATGATGAAGGTACAGTTAAAGTTGATGGAAAAGATTATAATGTTACTTTAACATCTGCCTTAAAACGTGTTGACCTTGCAGTAAAAGATATTGCTACAAAATCAATGAATGGTGAATTTCCTGGTGGAACTACAGTAACATATGGTCTTGCTGATGGTGGTGTTGAATTAGCACACACAGGTAATCATTTATCAGAAGCAACGTTAACAGCTGTTAACGAATGGAAAGAGAAAATTATAAACGGTGAAGTAACACCTCCTGGAACTCAAGATGAAATGAAAAAGTTTTTGAAAGATTTAGGAGTAAAATAA